A stretch of the Heterodontus francisci isolate sHetFra1 chromosome 10, sHetFra1.hap1, whole genome shotgun sequence genome encodes the following:
- the kbtbd7 gene encoding kelch repeat and BTB domain-containing protein 7: MEALPCLSGPEQLEDAAHARALLRELKSFYDARLLVDVTLEVDSGSRFLCNRNVLAAASPYFRSMFTGGLFESKQQSVTIHDVDSDSMALIIDYCYTGRVTVCEASVQKLYVAANMLQLEYVRQACAAFMARRLDLYNCAGILKFADAFDNVELKEKALAFIARNLQHLCRTEELCELSPEQMKEILKLDTLDVDSERKVCTVAIQWIEANISERAAHALDVLKCVRWHHFSEKDRMYIDALKSQPFVKNKPLGSIVDDLSASRGVDVPATLQNTTKRIGFSAKEMVIFFGHRKEPFLCYDPYSGDIYTMTSPLTSPALTKSISSLAVCVSPDNDVFLAAQPTKQLWVYNAVQNSWQQLAERLLAREGMDVAYLNGYIYILGGRDPSTGLKIKEVECYSIQRNQWIFVTPLPHALHSFELITVGDCLYAVNNKRMLCYVPERNQWLNCASLKRSEFQEACVFNDEIYCICDIPVIKVYNPSKGEWRKISDIPIDANIHNFQIVCHGNKLLLITTTVPQWKKNRVTVHQYDANSDQWVNIGTMLGLLHYDSDFICLSARLYPSCLEPGQSFISEEDDVRSESSADWDFEGSSDIDSESGSSSSFSDDDWQPPEGLRVERIQQNGHSVPPDNRAPHINGQIGN; this comes from the exons ATGGAGGCTCTGCCGTGCCTGTCGGGCCCTGAGCAGCTGGAGGACGCGGCCCACGCCCGGGCCCTGCTCCGGGAGCTCAAGTCCTTCTACGATGCGCGGCTGCTGGTGGACGTGACGCTGGAGGTGGACAGTGGCAGCCGTTTCCTATGTAACCGCAATGTGCTGGCGGCCGCCAGCCCCTACTTCAGGAGCATGTTCACAGGCGGCCTGTTCGAGAGCAAGCAGCAGAGCGTCACCATCCACGACGTGGACTCGGACTCGATGGCGCTCATCATCGACTACTGCTACACCGGCCGCGTCACTGTGTGCGAGGCCAGCGTGCAGAAACTCTACGTGGCCGCCAACATGCTGCAGCTCGAGTACGTCAGGCAGGCCTGCGCCGCCTTCATGGCCCGCCGCCTCGACCTCTACAACTGCGCCGGCATCCTAAAG TTTGCAGATGCTTTCGACAATGTGGAGCTGAAAGAGAAGGCGCTTGCTTTCATCGCACGCAACTTGCAACATTTATGCAGAACAGAGGAATTGTGTGAGCTTTCACCTGAGCAGATGAAAGAAATCTTAAAGCTGGACACGTTGGATGTTGACAGTGAGAGGAAGGTGTGCACAGTTGCAATTCAGTGGATTGAAGCAAATATCAGTGAGCGTGCTGCACACGCACTGGACGTACTGAAGTGTGTCAGGTGGCATCACTTCAGTGAGAAGGACAGAATGTACATCGATGCACTTAAATCTCAGCCCTTTGTCAAAAACAAGCCTCTTGGCTCCATTGTAGATGATCTTTCTGCATCCAGAGGTGTTGATGTGCCCGCAACCCTACAAAACACTACAAAGAGGATTGGATTTAGTGCGAAGGAAATGGTTATATTCTTTGGCCATCGAAAGGAACCTTTCCTTTGTTATGATCCGTATTCTGGCGACATTTATACAATGACTTCACCTTTGACTAGCCCTGCTCTTACCAAGTCTATCAGTTCACTTGCTGTCTGTGTTTCACCAGACAATGATGTGTTTTTGGCAGCACAACCAACCAAACAGCTCTGGGTATATAATGCAGTTCAGAACAGCTGGCAGCAACTTGCCGAGCGACTGCTGGCGAGAGAGGGGATGGATGTTGCCTATCTGAATGGATATATTTACATCTTGGGTGGTCGAGACCCATCTACAGGCCTGAAGATTAAGGAGGTTGAATGCTACAGTATTCAGAGAAACCAGTGGATTTTTGTGACACCCCTGCCTCATGCATTGCATTCATTTGAACTGATTACAGTCGGGGACTGCTTGTATGCAGTTAATAATAAGAGGATGTTGTGCTATGTGCCAGAGAGGAATCAGTGGCTGAACTGTGCTTCCTTAAAACGGAGTGAGTTCCAGGAAGCTTGTGTTTTCAATGATGAGATTTATTGTATTTGTGACATCCCAGTCATAAAGGTTTACAACCCTTCAAAGGGTGAGTGGCGAAAGATTAGTGATATCCCTATTGATGCCAACATCCACAACTTCCAAATTGTTTGTCATGGGAACAAACTGCTTCTCATAACCACCACTGTTCCACAGTGGAAGAAGAACAGAGTGACTGTTCATCAGTATGATGCAAATAGTGATCAGTGGGTTAACATTGGTACAATGTTAGGTTTGCTGCACTATGACAGTGACTTCATATGCCTTTCAGCACGTCTGTACCCTTCATGCCTGGAGCCTGGGCAGAGTTTTATTAGCGAGGAGGATGATGTCCGCAGCGAGTCGAGTGCAGACTGGGATTTTGAAGGTTCAAGTGATATTGACTCTGAGTCGGGAAGCTCAAGTTCATTTTCGGATGATGACTGGCAGCCACCAGAAGGACTGAGAGTTGAAAGAATACAGCAAAatggccattcagtccctccagaTAACAGAGCTCCTCATATCAATGGCCAGATCGGGAACTAA